In a single window of the Podospora pseudocomata strain CBS 415.72m chromosome 2 map unlocalized CBS415.72m_2, whole genome shotgun sequence genome:
- a CDS encoding uncharacterized protein (EggNog:ENOG503PTB7), protein MALDDKMSPSITTTPMGSLPNLRRKLTRLVLTRGIFITTVVYVFLLSLIVGVQAVLPAEFTNSFDGLGEGGSIGLTWEGVKPEYFPLSITAQVIDKGEDGSGSKVTVYKVNITVAATGSSYVWTNMPRPLRWIKSGLYQLELKPSAWTDDGEVPVLARSPFFSVGDYVPPAPSPSESSSPEPSKGDKESSSGGGGVSKPVAIGVGVAIGVPSLVGLVVVGWFFRRRYKRARAEKRRLKRSEFVIY, encoded by the exons ATGGCACTCGACGACAAAATGTCGCCatcaataacaacaacaccgaTGGGATCGTTACCTAACCTCCGACGCAAACTGACCAGACTAGTCCTCACTCGTGGCATATTCATCACCACAGTCGTCTACGTCTTTCTACTATCACTAATAGTAGGGGTACAAGCCGTCCTGCCGGCAGAGTTTACAAATTCATTTGATGggctgggagaagggggcagCATTGGGTTGACgtgggaaggggtgaagCCAGAGTACTTTCCCTTGAGCATCACCGCGCAGGTGATTGATAAGGGAGAAGATGGGAGCGGGAGTAAAGTTACCGTTTATAAGGTTAATATCACTG TCGCAGCAACAGGCAGCTCATACGTCTGGACTAACAtgccccgccccctccgATGGATCAAGTCAGGGCTGTACCAGCTCGAACTCAAGCCATCAGCCTGGAcagatgatggtgaagtgCCCGTGTTGGCGAGGTCACCGTTTTTCAGTGTGGGGGATTACGTCCCGCCTGCTCCGAGTCCAAGTGAGAGTTCATCTCCT GAACCCTCGAAAGGGGATAAAGAGTCGTCGTCTGGCGGGGGCGGCGTGAGTAAGCCGGTTGCTATTGGGGTGGGAGTCGCGATTGGTGTGCCGAgcttggttgggttggtggttgttggctggTTTTTTAGACGGAGGTATAAGAGGGCGCGggcggagaagagaaggttgAAAAGGAGCGAGTTTGTTATTTACTGA